A genomic region of Glycine max cultivar Williams 82 chromosome 15, Glycine_max_v4.0, whole genome shotgun sequence contains the following coding sequences:
- the LOC100811888 gene encoding UDP-glycosyltransferase 72B1-like has protein sequence MLELSILCWVHKKSDGCTKQLPLVLYVSFGSVCALTQQHINELASDVDVKNDDPLEFLPHGFLERTKEQGLVITSWAPQTQILSHTSTGGCVTHCGWNSIVESIVAVVPMITWPLCAKQRMNDALVTEGLKVGLRPKFRETDGIVEKEEIARVVKDLMLGDEGKGIHQRIGKLKDAAADALKEHGSSPRALSQFGTDLEN, from the coding sequence ATGTTGGAATTGTCCATCTTGTGCTGGGTGCACAAGAAAAGTGATGGATGCACAAAGCAATTGCCCTTAGTCTTGTATGTCTCCTTTGGAAGTGTATGTGCTCTCACTCAACAACACATTAATGAGCTAGCTAGTGATGTTGATGTTAAAAATGATGACCCTTTAGAGTTTTTGCCACATGGGTTCTTGGAGAGGActaaagaacaaggtttggttATCACTTCTTGGGCACCTCAAACCCAAATCCTTAGTCACACTTCAACTGGTGGATGTGTGACCCATTGTGGTTGGAATTCAATAGTTGAGAGCATTGTTGCGGTTGTGCCAATGATAACCTGGCCATTGTGTGCTAAGCAAAGAATGAATGATGCTTTGGTAACTGAGGGACTCAAAGTGGGGTTAAGGCCCAAATTTAGAGAGACTGATGGCATcgtggaaaaagaagaaattgctAGGGTGGTTAAAGATCTAATGTTGGGTGATGAAGGGAAAGGGATTCACCAAAGAATTGGAAAGCTTAAGGATGCTGCTGCTGATGCTTTGAAAGAACATGGGTCCTCTCCTAGAGCACTTTCCCAATTTGGCACTGACTTGGAGAACTGA